From a region of the Salinispira pacifica genome:
- a CDS encoding AAA family ATPase, with product MRESSGNIHSGEIKQWADSVLQEVQKAFIGKPEVIQKILVAVLSGGHVLLEDIPGVGKTILARAISTALGGKFSRIQATPDLLPSDILGVTVYQPESKTFKYKRGPILSNIVLVDEINRATPRTQSALLEAMAEFQISIDGKTIPLPEPFMLIATENPIDFEGTFPLPEAQRDRFLMSLGIGYPDRNSESAIILGQRQARHPVEQLQAVSGNEDVLKHRMNILNIHMEKSILDYILDLSEATRNHSALKMGVSPRGSLSLSRSSQALAAIKGRDYVIPDDVKSLFASVFSQRIILKPESRMRNLTAAGVLEEILESVEAPSSENSGN from the coding sequence ATGAGAGAATCATCCGGAAACATCCACAGCGGAGAGATAAAGCAATGGGCGGATTCTGTACTTCAGGAAGTGCAGAAAGCCTTTATCGGCAAACCCGAAGTAATTCAGAAAATACTCGTGGCAGTGCTGTCAGGCGGGCATGTGCTTCTGGAAGATATTCCCGGTGTGGGAAAAACCATCCTGGCCCGGGCAATTTCAACTGCCCTGGGCGGAAAATTCTCCCGTATTCAGGCTACTCCGGATCTTCTCCCCAGCGATATTCTGGGCGTAACCGTGTATCAGCCTGAAAGCAAAACCTTCAAATATAAACGGGGACCTATTTTATCCAACATCGTTCTGGTGGATGAGATCAACCGGGCCACACCCCGGACCCAGAGCGCCCTTCTTGAAGCCATGGCTGAGTTTCAAATATCCATAGACGGTAAAACCATTCCCCTACCCGAACCCTTCATGCTCATCGCCACCGAGAATCCCATAGACTTTGAAGGAACCTTTCCCCTGCCGGAAGCCCAGAGGGACAGGTTTCTTATGAGCCTGGGGATCGGGTATCCGGACAGGAACAGTGAAAGCGCAATAATTCTCGGTCAGCGGCAGGCCCGTCATCCTGTGGAGCAGCTTCAAGCTGTGTCAGGAAACGAAGATGTACTGAAACACCGCATGAATATCCTGAATATTCACATGGAAAAGTCCATTCTGGATTACATTCTTGATCTCAGCGAGGCTACCCGAAACCATTCTGCCCTGAAAATGGGAGTAAGCCCCCGGGGAAGTCTCAGTCTGTCACGGTCTTCCCAGGCATTGGCCGCCATTAAAGGCAGGGACTACGTTATCCCCGACGATGTAAAATCCCTGTTTGCATCGGTGTTCTCCCAGAGAATCATCCTGAAACCTGAATCCCGGATGCGGAATCTTACCGCAGCCGGTGTTCTTGAGGAGATCCTGGAGAGCGTTGAAGCCCCCTCCTCGGAAAACAGCGGGAACTGA
- a CDS encoding putative glycoside hydrolase: protein MKVHQFLLLIPTVLLLQGCLLNTSAYADTAAPPTSGSELRATGDSSEQSDLPGSGDNGDDPADIPRFLAYPGREYLYLSSDSGQSWRQLDPRAQFSDATYITAAAQNPADPEHIVIGTSYYGLYESRDGGETWQDMDPQAEMDGLYQGTGFYNEISGLAFLPGNDELLIQAGFNGNQYLLNMDSGSFGITENSSVETGYQPEWPIPSRAEENSPLPENFERDEAWAKRRAAASDKYGFYISAYQASSRLDEYVNYAVEHGFNSVVVDFKDDLGLVRYNSQLPVVRDAGTARPLFDAQELIQAFHSKGIYVIARLVVFKDKALYAYNNNAYALWDSRLDEPWGVYRRYEQEATEENPDPEPRIEQVEYWVDPYSEFVRSYNIRLARELESLGVDEIQFDYIRFPSDGLTGDIVTRFLKDDQGRRMHVDRNSQRVRILARFLSEARDQLTIPIGTDVFGFNAWSRMSYLGQDIEVMSHYVDVISPMSYPSHYPRSFFPELSYFDRAQLIYEEGTRRARAITGDRALIRQYVQAFLIGGELRYEEEEYFEYMDRQLHGTIQGGGNGFTLWNNSGRYYMVDREAVRSRIQQAARISLEDSESGVSAD, encoded by the coding sequence ATGAAAGTACATCAATTTCTGCTGTTAATCCCGACGGTTCTGCTGCTTCAGGGCTGTCTGTTGAATACAAGTGCCTATGCCGATACGGCTGCACCCCCGACTTCCGGTTCAGAGCTTCGGGCAACCGGGGATTCCTCCGAACAGTCCGATCTTCCCGGATCCGGCGACAACGGAGATGACCCGGCGGATATCCCCCGTTTTCTGGCCTATCCCGGCAGGGAGTATCTGTATCTGAGCAGCGATTCCGGGCAAAGCTGGAGGCAGCTTGACCCCAGGGCACAATTTTCCGATGCGACCTACATCACCGCAGCCGCACAGAATCCGGCGGATCCCGAGCATATCGTAATCGGAACCAGCTATTACGGCCTGTATGAATCCAGGGACGGCGGTGAAACCTGGCAGGATATGGACCCACAGGCGGAAATGGACGGGCTGTACCAGGGAACAGGGTTTTACAACGAAATTTCCGGACTCGCCTTCCTCCCGGGAAATGATGAACTGCTCATTCAGGCAGGCTTCAACGGGAATCAGTATCTGCTGAACATGGACAGCGGATCTTTCGGTATCACTGAGAATTCATCAGTTGAAACCGGGTATCAGCCTGAATGGCCCATACCTTCCCGGGCCGAAGAAAACTCCCCACTCCCGGAGAACTTCGAACGGGACGAAGCCTGGGCGAAGCGCCGGGCGGCGGCGTCGGACAAATACGGATTTTACATCAGCGCCTATCAGGCGTCCTCACGGCTGGATGAATACGTGAACTACGCAGTGGAACACGGCTTCAACTCAGTGGTGGTGGATTTCAAAGACGACCTGGGGCTGGTTCGCTATAACAGTCAACTCCCGGTTGTCCGGGATGCGGGAACCGCCCGGCCCCTGTTCGATGCACAGGAGCTCATCCAGGCGTTTCACAGCAAAGGAATTTACGTTATCGCCAGACTTGTGGTGTTCAAGGACAAGGCACTCTATGCCTACAACAATAACGCCTACGCCCTGTGGGACTCCCGTCTTGATGAACCCTGGGGAGTGTACCGCCGCTATGAACAGGAAGCCACTGAGGAAAACCCCGATCCCGAACCCCGGATAGAACAGGTGGAGTACTGGGTGGACCCCTATTCCGAGTTTGTCCGCAGCTACAATATCCGGCTTGCCCGGGAACTTGAGTCCCTGGGTGTGGATGAAATTCAATTCGATTACATCCGCTTTCCCTCCGACGGATTGACCGGAGATATTGTAACCCGCTTTCTGAAAGACGATCAGGGCCGCCGCATGCATGTGGACAGAAACAGCCAGCGGGTGAGAATTCTTGCCCGCTTTCTTTCCGAAGCCCGTGATCAATTGACCATTCCCATCGGTACCGATGTATTCGGCTTTAATGCCTGGTCGAGAATGAGCTATTTAGGCCAGGATATCGAGGTGATGAGCCATTATGTAGATGTAATTTCGCCCATGTCGTATCCCAGCCATTATCCCCGGAGCTTCTTCCCGGAACTGAGCTATTTCGACCGCGCACAGCTGATCTATGAGGAAGGAACCCGGCGAGCCCGGGCCATCACCGGAGACAGGGCACTCATACGGCAGTATGTGCAGGCATTTCTCATCGGCGGTGAACTTCGCTATGAGGAAGAAGAGTATTTTGAATATATGGATCGTCAACTTCATGGTACAATCCAGGGCGGCGGAAACGGATTCACCCTTTGGAATAATTCGGGAAGATACTACATGGTAGACAGGGAGGCGGTACGCTCCAGGATTCAGCAGGCTGCCCGTATTTCCCTGGAAGACTCTGAATCCGGAGTATCAGCTGATTAA
- a CDS encoding 4-alpha-glucanotransferase, with the protein MNFSGFTRYKTGILVPVFSLKTAKSQGSGDFLDLLELGKWCKKSDLDLIQLLPVNDTGGDPSPYSALSAYALHPVFIRLNTVPEYNTLGDTAKAGVDKGLKKLKSYEKQERLAYHEVLEKKLELLHLMFADHKESILKDGELQKWIGDNPWVQEYAVFRSIKQRNEFRSWQEWPEYQEVTPEQIARLWSTDDLFDSTRFYAWVQYRLEEQFLEAARGLEKMGITLKGDIPILMNEDSADVWAHRDIFQLESRAGAPPDMFAELGQNWGFPVYNWENLEQRDYDWWKIRLKQADKFYEAYRIDHVLGFFRIWTVPASQKEGILGYFSPSRHMHRHDLHSIGFDDGRIKWLAQPHIRGHQIQNAFGTKSLEVIARCFTKLGNEDLYLFKDDISGEKDILSQPFDNHVIHLLLEMYRDRALIQVGDDEFSPAWTFRSCSRYQDLFDNEKHAFEELVSRKGWESEQLWEKHGEKLLGFMRNTVGMLTCAEDLGVVPDCVPRVLERLSILGLKVPRWARRWGEPGDPYIPHTQYPFNSVCAPSVHDTSTLREWWEFEDGKEEFWMSLGLEGPCPQDYSSNTAEMVIRRLLDTSSAIAVFQLQDLFAISDDYRADDSRNERINIPGTVQERNWSYRIPMKLESLGKDTAFLKKVSDMVASRRSRPLPE; encoded by the coding sequence ATGAATTTTTCCGGCTTTACCCGTTATAAAACGGGGATACTTGTCCCAGTTTTCTCCTTGAAAACCGCCAAATCCCAGGGGAGCGGCGATTTTCTCGATCTTCTTGAACTGGGGAAATGGTGTAAAAAAAGTGATCTGGATCTCATCCAGCTTCTTCCGGTGAACGATACCGGGGGAGATCCTTCTCCATACAGTGCATTGAGTGCATATGCCCTCCATCCGGTGTTTATCAGACTTAATACGGTTCCAGAGTACAATACCCTGGGAGATACTGCGAAAGCCGGGGTCGATAAGGGACTGAAGAAACTCAAGAGTTACGAAAAGCAGGAGCGGCTGGCATACCACGAAGTTCTGGAGAAAAAGCTTGAACTGCTGCATCTGATGTTTGCAGATCATAAGGAGTCCATTCTCAAGGACGGCGAACTGCAGAAATGGATCGGGGATAATCCCTGGGTGCAGGAATATGCCGTATTCAGAAGCATTAAGCAGCGGAATGAATTCCGTTCATGGCAGGAATGGCCGGAATATCAGGAAGTGACTCCGGAACAGATCGCCAGGCTCTGGTCTACGGACGATCTGTTCGATTCAACGCGCTTTTATGCCTGGGTTCAATACCGTCTGGAGGAGCAGTTTCTCGAAGCAGCCCGGGGTCTTGAAAAAATGGGGATCACCCTGAAGGGAGATATCCCCATTCTCATGAACGAGGACAGTGCAGATGTATGGGCCCACCGGGATATTTTTCAGCTTGAATCCAGGGCCGGCGCCCCGCCGGATATGTTTGCCGAACTGGGGCAGAACTGGGGATTTCCCGTGTATAACTGGGAAAATCTTGAGCAGAGAGATTACGACTGGTGGAAAATCAGGCTGAAGCAGGCGGACAAGTTTTATGAAGCCTACCGTATAGACCATGTTCTCGGCTTTTTCAGAATATGGACCGTGCCGGCCAGCCAGAAAGAAGGAATTCTTGGGTATTTCTCCCCTTCACGGCATATGCACCGTCACGACCTCCACAGCATCGGGTTCGACGACGGACGGATTAAGTGGCTTGCCCAGCCCCATATACGGGGACATCAGATTCAAAATGCCTTTGGCACCAAGTCACTGGAGGTGATCGCCCGCTGTTTCACCAAACTGGGAAATGAAGATCTGTATCTGTTCAAGGATGATATTTCCGGTGAAAAAGATATTTTATCCCAACCCTTCGATAACCATGTTATTCATCTCCTTCTGGAAATGTACCGGGACCGGGCATTAATTCAGGTGGGTGATGATGAGTTCTCCCCGGCCTGGACATTCCGATCATGCAGCAGATATCAGGATTTATTTGATAATGAAAAGCATGCCTTTGAAGAACTGGTCAGCAGAAAAGGCTGGGAAAGCGAACAGCTGTGGGAAAAACACGGAGAAAAACTTCTGGGTTTTATGCGGAATACAGTGGGAATGCTTACCTGTGCCGAGGACCTGGGGGTTGTACCCGATTGTGTGCCCAGAGTTCTTGAACGGTTGAGTATTCTTGGGCTGAAGGTTCCCCGCTGGGCCCGCCGCTGGGGTGAACCGGGAGATCCGTACATCCCCCATACCCAGTATCCATTCAATTCGGTGTGTGCGCCTTCCGTACATGACACATCAACCCTGAGGGAGTGGTGGGAATTTGAAGACGGCAAGGAAGAGTTCTGGATGAGTCTTGGACTGGAAGGTCCCTGTCCCCAGGATTACAGCAGCAACACTGCCGAAATGGTTATCAGGCGTCTTCTGGATACCTCCAGCGCCATTGCGGTGTTCCAGCTCCAGGATCTGTTCGCCATTTCCGATGATTACCGGGCTGATGATTCCCGGAATGAGCGCATAAATATTCCCGGAACGGTACAGGAGAGGAACTGGTCCTACCGAATTCCCATGAAACTGGAAAGTCTGGGAAAAGATACTGCGTTTTTGAAAAAAGTCTCCGATATGGTGGCTTCACGACGGAGCAGACCCCTGCCGGAATAA
- a CDS encoding alpha-amylase family glycosyl hydrolase, which produces MSGLREFHIRKEIRDTLSFDEGLYSSRGTAVFANLQGARRFHRKLIEHLSDSGESLRAEDLYAMGLIDEAFHVVLFQYRKDISSNLMSRMYEYLSGEIGRNRLETTLEMFLTRFPTRSIYTRETNPTQYLNSMHDGETGTEIALEELFLLYLSNANPGYADGELLINDHDLNEHSSYSAIIQGIRNFLSKEAAYGPDAQDLFTMLRSPAKLFPQSLQQQLEYIRDRWGYLLGDLFMKLLRGIDFLKEVNSFFTNQGLQPGAGGFMDPYSFDGMEDYERFSDDSEWMPKVVLLAKSTLVWLSQLSSYYSRDINRLDQIPDEELDRIASRGFNALWLIGLWERSDASRKIKHQCGNPEAAASAYALYNSEIAGNVGGWDALKQLRDRCARRGIRLASDMVPNHTGIDSQWMQEHPDWYLQLDHPPYPSYSFTGENLSSRDGVGIYLEDHYYDQSDAAVVFKRIDFNTGHTRYIYHGNDGTHMPWNDTAQLNYLKEEVREAVIQTILHVARNFPIIRFDAAMTLAKKHIHRLWFPEPGSGGDIATRAEFGMTWSQFNELMPREFWRDVVDRVNREVPDTLLLAEAFWMMEGYFVRTLGMHRVYNSAFMNMLKNEENDKYRKTIKNTIEFDKDILKRFVNFMNNPDEDTAVAQFGDGDKYFGVCTMMVTMPGLPMFGHGQVEGFTEKYGMEYQRAYYDETPRDDLLRRHEQEIFPLMKKRYLFSGVEHFFLFDFKDHGNINDNVFAYSNANDLERALVFYNNAYGSSSGYINETSPYVEKSIGGRKETLQKTLGDALRLSRNEDSWCLFRESGSGLWYIRHSLDIHENGFHLHLNGYETRVYLDIHEVRDNEYGHYRQLHDRLQGEGVKDIGTAIRQILLKPVYDAFISVFSPDFVDKFVDYLGTSGKTAVSLHEQFVKSFTGFVKTVEEYTVDPDFTDNSIRTFSQVIHNIHRAFEIRSESSGNKAMAYLLGPVKENRELKKLLLGFIILHSIGDYDDEWMLEGRIHEVLGFAPDLQKTFSWLSSYSQWSGEGDAIAASDLKRALDYQVVLRAIGTNYFNGVHWFNRESFEDFAWWSAVYQIILSEGPDEELMKKSYTRSQKWLKAMEESGYELEKLKDLLPSPKSPKKTQKAKSSKPQKSSSDNGSKKAPNEASKKASKKGPKQTPQKTSKTDTGKSRKTSKGSGST; this is translated from the coding sequence ATGTCCGGTCTTAGAGAATTTCACATCAGAAAAGAAATTCGCGATACGCTATCTTTCGATGAAGGACTGTATTCATCCAGAGGTACGGCTGTGTTTGCGAATCTTCAGGGCGCAAGACGGTTTCACCGCAAGCTGATAGAGCATCTTTCTGACAGCGGAGAAAGTCTCCGTGCGGAAGATCTCTACGCCATGGGGCTGATTGACGAAGCCTTTCATGTGGTTCTTTTTCAGTACCGGAAAGATATCAGCTCCAATCTGATGTCCAGAATGTATGAGTATCTCTCCGGTGAAATAGGCAGAAACAGACTGGAAACCACTCTGGAAATGTTTCTTACCCGGTTTCCCACCCGCAGCATATATACCCGGGAAACGAACCCGACCCAGTATTTGAATTCAATGCATGATGGAGAAACCGGTACGGAAATTGCTCTGGAAGAACTGTTTCTTCTCTATCTGAGCAATGCGAACCCTGGCTATGCCGACGGAGAGCTTCTCATAAACGACCATGATCTCAATGAGCACAGCTCATACAGTGCAATTATCCAGGGAATCAGAAATTTTCTCTCAAAAGAGGCCGCCTACGGCCCTGATGCCCAGGACCTGTTTACCATGCTCCGTTCTCCGGCAAAGCTATTTCCCCAATCGCTTCAGCAGCAGCTTGAGTATATCCGGGACCGATGGGGATATCTTCTGGGTGACCTGTTTATGAAACTGCTCAGGGGAATAGATTTTCTGAAAGAGGTGAACAGCTTTTTCACCAACCAGGGTCTCCAGCCTGGAGCCGGCGGTTTCATGGATCCCTACAGTTTTGACGGAATGGAAGACTATGAGCGGTTCTCCGACGATTCGGAGTGGATGCCCAAGGTGGTTCTGCTGGCAAAGAGCACCCTGGTATGGCTGAGCCAGCTGAGCAGCTATTATTCCCGGGATATCAACCGGCTGGATCAGATTCCCGATGAGGAACTGGACAGGATAGCTTCCCGGGGGTTTAACGCTCTTTGGCTTATCGGCCTGTGGGAGCGGAGCGATGCGTCCCGGAAAATAAAGCATCAATGCGGAAATCCCGAGGCGGCTGCATCGGCCTACGCCCTGTATAATTCTGAAATCGCCGGAAATGTGGGAGGCTGGGATGCACTGAAACAGCTTCGGGACCGATGTGCACGCAGGGGCATCCGTCTTGCCTCGGATATGGTGCCCAATCATACGGGTATTGACAGCCAATGGATGCAGGAGCATCCGGACTGGTATCTTCAGCTTGATCATCCTCCCTACCCCAGTTACAGCTTCACCGGGGAGAACCTGTCATCCCGTGACGGTGTGGGAATTTACCTGGAAGACCATTACTACGATCAGAGTGACGCAGCCGTGGTCTTCAAGAGAATCGACTTCAATACTGGTCATACCCGTTACATTTATCACGGGAATGACGGTACCCACATGCCCTGGAACGATACCGCCCAGCTCAATTACCTCAAGGAAGAGGTGCGGGAAGCGGTAATCCAAACAATTCTCCATGTTGCAAGAAATTTCCCCATTATCCGCTTCGATGCCGCCATGACTCTGGCAAAGAAGCATATTCACCGCCTATGGTTTCCCGAGCCGGGAAGCGGAGGGGATATCGCCACCAGAGCCGAGTTCGGTATGACCTGGAGTCAGTTCAACGAACTGATGCCCCGGGAATTCTGGCGGGATGTTGTTGACAGGGTAAACCGGGAAGTCCCCGACACCCTTCTTCTGGCAGAAGCCTTCTGGATGATGGAGGGATATTTTGTCCGTACTCTGGGAATGCATCGGGTGTACAACTCCGCATTCATGAACATGCTGAAAAACGAAGAAAACGACAAGTATCGGAAAACCATTAAAAACACCATCGAATTCGATAAGGATATTCTCAAACGCTTTGTGAACTTCATGAATAATCCGGACGAAGATACCGCAGTCGCCCAGTTCGGAGACGGCGATAAATACTTCGGTGTGTGCACCATGATGGTGACCATGCCGGGACTTCCCATGTTCGGACACGGACAGGTTGAAGGGTTCACCGAGAAATACGGTATGGAGTATCAGCGTGCATATTACGATGAAACGCCAAGGGACGATCTTCTCCGGCGTCATGAACAGGAAATATTTCCCCTGATGAAAAAACGCTACCTGTTTTCCGGTGTTGAACACTTTTTTCTTTTCGATTTCAAGGATCACGGTAATATTAACGATAATGTTTTCGCATACAGCAATGCCAACGATCTCGAACGTGCGCTGGTGTTTTACAACAACGCATACGGCAGCAGCTCAGGGTATATCAATGAAACATCACCCTATGTTGAGAAGAGCATTGGTGGGCGAAAGGAAACCCTGCAGAAAACCCTGGGAGATGCATTGCGTCTGAGTAGGAACGAAGATTCCTGGTGCCTTTTCAGGGAATCCGGCAGCGGTCTCTGGTATATCAGGCATTCCCTGGACATCCATGAAAACGGCTTTCATCTCCATCTGAACGGATATGAAACCAGGGTATATCTGGATATTCATGAGGTCCGGGATAACGAATACGGACATTACCGGCAATTGCACGACAGACTTCAGGGAGAAGGTGTAAAGGATATCGGAACGGCCATCCGGCAGATCCTTCTCAAGCCGGTGTATGATGCCTTCATTTCCGTATTTTCTCCGGATTTTGTTGATAAATTTGTGGACTACCTGGGGACAAGCGGAAAAACAGCTGTGAGTTTGCATGAACAATTTGTGAAATCTTTCACCGGCTTTGTGAAAACCGTTGAAGAATACACCGTCGATCCAGACTTTACTGACAACTCCATACGGACATTTTCACAGGTTATCCACAACATTCACAGGGCATTTGAAATCCGGTCCGAATCCTCCGGCAACAAAGCCATGGCATATCTACTGGGACCGGTAAAAGAGAATCGTGAATTGAAGAAGCTCCTTCTTGGATTCATAATTCTCCACAGTATCGGAGACTATGACGATGAATGGATGCTGGAAGGAAGAATTCATGAGGTGCTGGGCTTCGCTCCGGACCTTCAGAAAACATTCAGCTGGCTCAGCAGCTATTCTCAGTGGAGCGGCGAAGGCGATGCCATTGCCGCATCGGATCTGAAAAGAGCGCTGGACTACCAGGTGGTGCTCAGGGCAATCGGAACCAATTACTTTAACGGTGTTCACTGGTTCAACCGGGAATCCTTCGAAGATTTTGCGTGGTGGTCCGCCGTGTATCAGATTATCCTCAGCGAGGGTCCTGACGAAGAGCTGATGAAGAAAAGCTATACACGATCACAGAAATGGCTGAAGGCCATGGAGGAAAGCGGGTATGAGCTGGAGAAGCTGAAAGATCTGCTGCCATCACCCAAGTCCCCGAAGAAGACGCAGAAAGCGAAGTCATCCAAGCCGCAGAAATCCTCGTCCGATAACGGGTCGAAAAAGGCGCCAAATGAAGCATCAAAAAAAGCATCAAAAAAAGGACCGAAACAAACACCGCAGAAAACGTCAAAAACTGATACCGGAAAAAGCAGGAAAACCTCAAAGGGCTCCGGGAGCACGTAA
- a CDS encoding SpoIIE family protein phosphatase translates to MEKLRHELRTYLNHIIGYAEILRTDALEYGRGSYIGGLESITSKADKVRRLINFFLDTDTDYSELSGSEDIKKAFFVPLMQIITDTRRLIVQFKREDPGFVHDGEQILYVANQMLQLVEEEVIDIQLEELFAQGRDDHSFPTVTSSRGDSQETLPDFSDFDIDEDFQGEKSKNPGKILLVDDSAASRRLINRHLSALGHSIIEAESGEHGLEMLKTQTPDIIILDVLMPDMTGYQVLRELKKNDDTSDIPVIMLSAVQNSDSIAQCIKMGAEDYLPKDFEPSILKARIDACIEKRSLQLERQQYTRALLESQDNLARELNEAASYIKSQLPSSLQGSILSSVYFQPSAQLGGDFVNHFWLDESRLCMFILDASGHGIRSALLAISISQLLSTGSLPGVDFSNPGSVLEGLNVHFQIEDENPNFFTIWYGVYNIQEKMLHYASAGAPPAILLNNGSGESSQKNIELASRDIIIGALEDSTYTVQSQKIEAGDRLFLFSDGLFEIRRNNGRILGVEEFIKLLTLTRGNPDEDIQQIITQIEALSNTEYFEDDITLMELVF, encoded by the coding sequence TTGGAAAAGCTGCGGCATGAGCTGCGGACATACCTGAACCATATCATCGGCTATGCGGAGATTCTGCGCACCGATGCTTTGGAATATGGAAGGGGCTCCTACATTGGAGGCCTGGAAAGCATAACCTCCAAGGCGGATAAAGTCCGTCGACTCATCAACTTTTTTCTGGACACAGATACAGATTATTCTGAGCTGTCGGGTTCCGAGGATATTAAAAAAGCCTTTTTTGTTCCTCTCATGCAGATTATCACCGATACCCGCAGACTGATTGTGCAGTTCAAACGTGAGGATCCCGGCTTCGTCCATGACGGGGAGCAGATTCTCTATGTGGCCAACCAGATGCTCCAGTTGGTGGAGGAAGAGGTAATTGATATTCAGCTGGAGGAGCTGTTCGCACAGGGCCGGGACGATCATTCCTTCCCTACGGTCACATCCTCCAGAGGGGACAGCCAGGAGACGCTGCCAGATTTCAGTGATTTTGATATTGACGAAGATTTTCAGGGCGAGAAATCCAAAAACCCCGGGAAAATTCTTCTGGTTGATGATTCTGCAGCCTCACGAAGATTAATCAACCGCCATCTTTCCGCACTGGGTCACAGCATTATAGAAGCCGAGTCCGGTGAACACGGACTGGAAATGCTGAAAACCCAGACTCCGGATATTATTATTCTGGACGTATTAATGCCGGACATGACAGGGTATCAGGTTCTCCGGGAACTGAAAAAGAATGACGACACAAGCGATATTCCGGTGATTATGCTGTCTGCGGTACAGAATTCAGACAGTATCGCCCAGTGCATCAAGATGGGGGCCGAGGATTATCTGCCGAAAGATTTTGAACCGTCAATTCTCAAAGCCCGCATCGATGCATGCATCGAAAAACGGAGTCTTCAGCTGGAGCGTCAGCAGTACACACGGGCCCTTCTGGAGAGTCAGGATAATCTAGCCAGAGAGTTGAATGAAGCTGCCAGCTATATAAAGAGCCAGCTCCCCTCCTCCCTTCAGGGTTCAATTCTCTCTTCCGTTTATTTTCAGCCTTCCGCCCAACTGGGGGGAGATTTTGTAAACCATTTCTGGCTGGATGAGAGCAGACTGTGCATGTTCATTCTTGATGCCAGCGGACACGGAATACGTTCGGCTCTTCTGGCCATCAGCATCTCCCAGTTGCTGAGCACCGGAAGTCTGCCGGGTGTTGATTTTTCCAACCCCGGGTCAGTGCTGGAAGGACTGAATGTACATTTTCAGATTGAAGATGAAAATCCCAACTTCTTTACCATCTGGTACGGAGTGTACAACATTCAGGAAAAAATGCTCCATTATGCCAGCGCCGGCGCACCGCCCGCCATCCTTTTGAACAACGGCAGCGGGGAGAGCAGCCAGAAAAATATTGAGCTTGCCAGCAGAGATATCATCATCGGAGCCTTGGAAGATAGCACGTATACCGTGCAGAGTCAGAAAATCGAAGCAGGGGACAGACTCTTTCTGTTCAGCGACGGTCTGTTTGAAATACGGAGAAACAACGGCCGCATCCTGGGTGTGGAGGAGTTCATTAAATTACTGACCCTCACCCGGGGAAACCCGGATGAGGATATCCAGCAGATCATTACCCAAATCGAAGCTCTTTCAAACACCGAATATTTCGAAGATGATATTACCCTCATGGAGCTGGTATTCTGA